From one Magnolia sinica isolate HGM2019 chromosome 18, MsV1, whole genome shotgun sequence genomic stretch:
- the LOC131233096 gene encoding uncharacterized protein LOC131233096, with product MGIIRSSFSFMPGTVCGICVAQNYNVPNIKKLINTGLLIAKHIEENYRKPKKRSDKED from the coding sequence atggggataataaGGAGTAGCTTCTCATTCATGCCGGGAACCGTGTGCGGGATTTGCGTGGCTCAGAACTACAATGTCCCCAACATCAAGAAGCTCATCAACACGGGCCTCTTGATAGCCAAACACATCGAAGAAAATTACCGGAAGCCGAAAAAGAGGAGCGACAAGGAAGATTAG
- the LOC131233095 gene encoding uncharacterized protein LOC131233095 isoform X1, whose protein sequence is MFANFIALCILVITVIVNIGIQMGTGVIYVFIPEHATIMFLMLILLVILGCSALIVPTTNQLLEQQFKSKHQHVSDNGSDKVGVYAIEKKKADVKKYWVMAATSNPQYVLGRSALSTASGAFCLLAALILLEAMVKSLVTGSFNFCSGESDYKWSSMFVLMSQAVAVAVGTIAPALRWFNAVGFHSLHERSRSFREDFRVETWWILLFIEAKEKHLPLGISSKSSRRIRKIAHISKNQIIDLLIAIQSAVVLVSKSIRLVSVVTVCSLKRLSSFFHCKRLLTKLATSESMFMERGSMFMEGGSESGSGSNPNLRDFALHLEGEESLVKMIARNGCDYIDRWIRNATKHEPTYLIELLRKSTASEGFKGVGEFDSDQIPSITWAEPPNCWALPVVTLTSIAIALPNTDPCAIKSLLCGVHEGLRYVRVMEKTVDAKGRTNMKLAADSVWVSVDIYNRWLHENLSKFASEGKCSKKVLEELADVGRKLVLEFTNGIGQKKIPLEWPPKVLAANSMYRVCQTILQDYNKFGTDHKLLEWLQMTIADILAACFTNLPRVISMKCLCSAIEVRALSVLEAASLLGEAENILATIGQKAFSDLDPNQMACIDEWRLCKKRNPSHVLPSDDGVQPSFGLRSCCAIIAIGECCNGGPGSLYQKNIIRVKESNLVHASSQQFA, encoded by the exons ATGTTTGCAAACTTCATTGCGCTGTGCATTCTCGTCATTACTGTAATTGTCAACATTGGAATCCAAATGGGTACTGGTGTGATTTATGTTTTCATACCCGAACACGCCACAATCATGTTTCTCATGCTAATTCTGCTTGTTATTTTAGGTTGCTCAGCTTTAATTGTTCCCACCACTAATCAGTTGCTAGAACAACAGTTCAAAAGCAAACATCAACATGTTTCTGATAATGGATCAGATAAGGTTGGGGTGTATGCAATTGAGAAAAAGAAAGCGGATGTGAAGAAGTATTGGGTTATGGCTGCTACCTCTAACCCTCAATATGTTCTCGGGCGTTCTGCATTGTCAACTGCTTCGGGAGCTTTCTGTCTCCTAGCTGCTCTGATCTTGCTGGAAGCAATGGTCAAGTCGCTTGTCACAGGATCTTTCAACTTCTGCAGCGGGGAATCTGACTACAAGTGGTCAAGTATGTTCGTTTTAATGTCTCAGGCGGTTGCGGTAGCAGTGGGCACCATCGCCCCTGCTCTTAGATGGTTCAATGCTGTTGGCTTCCACAGCCTTCATGAAAGATCAAGGAGCTTCAGAGAGGATTTCCGGGTAGAGACATGGTGGATTCTGCTTTTCATCGAAGCCAAAGAGAAGCATTTGCCTCTTGGGATTAGCAGCAAGAGCAGCAGGCGCATTAGGAAGATTGCCCACATCTCCAAAAACCAAATTATTGATCTCCTTATAGCAATCCAAAGTGCAGTAGTATTGGTGAGCAAATCCATTCGTCTGGTCTCGGTAGTGACTGTGTGCTCTCTCAAAAGGTTGTCTTCATTTTTCCACTGCAAGAGATTACTGACAAAGCTGGCAACCAGTGAAAGTATGTTCATGGAGAGAGGAAGTATGTTCATGGAGGGAGGGTCTGAGTCGGGGTCCGGCTCAAATCCAAACCTGAGGGATTTTGCACTTCATCTTGAGGGGGAGGAATCACTGGTGAAGATGATTGCGAGAAATGGATGCGACTACATAGACCGATGGATAAGGAATGCCACTAAGCATGAACCAACTTACTTGATAGAACTGCTAAGGAAGTCTACAGCTTCAGAAGGTTTCAAGGGAGTGGGCGAGTTTGACAGTGACCAAATTCCCTCGATAACATGGGCGGAGCCTCCCAATTGTTGGGCTCTGCCAGTGGTGACCCTCACAAGCATTGCCATTGCGCTTCCCAACACTGATCCATGTGCGATCAAATCATTGTTGTGTGGAGTACATGAAGGCCTCAGGTATGTAAGGGTCATGGAAAAGACAGTGGATGCCAAAGGGCGAACTAACATGAAGCTAGCTGCAGATAGTGTCTGGGTGAGTGTCGATATTTACAATCGCTGGCTCCATGAGAATCTTAGCAAATTTGCCAGTGAAGGAAAATGTTCTAAGAAGGTACTCGAAGAACTTGCAGATGTCGGAAGGAAACTTGTTCTGGAGTTTACGAATGGGATTGGACAAAAGAAAATCCCACTTGAATGGCCCCCCAAGGTTTTGGCAGCCAATTCGATGTACAGAGTCTGTCAAACTATTCTCCAAGATTACAACAAATTTGGGACAGATCACAAATTACTTGAATGGTTACAGATGACGATAGCCGATATATTGGCGGCTTGTTTTACGAACTTACCACGTGTTATATCCATGAAATGTCTTTGCAGTGCCATTGAAGTGAGGGCACTGAGCGTTTTGGAAGCAGCATCTCTTCTTGGTGAAGCTGAAAACATTCTAGCAACCATTGGGCAAAAAGCGTTCTCCGATCTGGACCCTAATCAAATGGCGTGTATTGATGAATGGCGTTTATGCAAGAAGAGGAACCCATCACATGTCCTTCCGTCTGATGATG GTGTGCAACCTTCATTTGGTCTCCGGTCCTGTTGTGCTATTATAGCTATAGGTGAGTGCTGCAATGGTGGCCCTGGGAGTCTCTACCAAAAGAACATAATTCGTGTTAAAGAAAGCAACCTAGTACATGCCTCATCCCAGCAGTTTGCTTAA
- the LOC131232988 gene encoding uncharacterized protein LOC131232988 has protein sequence MGLHGCSSNGHLDDSKFSEPLPWIGLYIAAASLACTLAMAYDAFRAFHHKKLWFPNRTFPLNATSLALVAIATKIPVDLNTPMPRCQDQLTKLSGTVLICTVMGNFMPSLGAMEVSEMFANFIALCILVITVIVNIGIQMGTGVIYVFIPEHAAIMFLMLLLLVILGCSALIVPTANQLLEQQFKSKHRQVSDNGLDKVGVSAIEKQKADVKKYWVMAGTSNPQYVLGRSALSTASGAFCLLAALILLEAMVKSLVTGSFNFCSGESDYKWSSMFVLMCQAVAVAVGTIAPALRWFNAVGFHSLHERSGSFRDEFRVETWWILLFIEAKEKHLPFGISGKSSRRIRKIAHISKNRILDLLIAIQSAVVLVSKSIRLVSVVSVCSLKRLSSFFHCKRLLTKLAPSESMFMERGSMFMEGGSESGSGSNLNLRDFALHLEGEDSLVKMIARNGCDFIDRWIRNGTKREPTYLIELLRKSTASEGFKGVGEFDSDQIPSITWAEPPNCWALPVVTLTSIAIALPNTDPCAIKSLLCGVHEGLRYVRVVEKTVDAEGRTNMKVAADSVWVSVDIYNCWLHENLSKFASEGKCSKKVLEELADVGRKLVLEFTNGIGQNKIPLEWPPKVLAANSMYRVCQTILQDYNKFGTDHKLLEWLQMTIADILAACFTNLPRVISMKCLCGAIEVRALSVLEAASLLGEAENILATIGQKAFSDLDPNQMACIDEWRLCKKRNPSCVLPSDDGYKGSFLDDVLDWIRCATFIWSPVLLCYYSYR, from the exons ATGGGGTTGCATGGGTGCAGCAGCAACGGCCACCTAGACGACTCCAAATTCAGTGAGCCATTGCCATGGATCGGGCTCTATATAGCAGCAGCCTCTCTGGCATGCACCCTTGCCATGGCCTACGATGCCTTTCGTGCTTTCCATCACAAGAAGCTTTGGTTCCCAAATAGAACCTTCCCACTGAACGCTACTTCCTTGGCCCTTGTAGCCATCGCCACAAAAATACCCGTCGATCTCAATACGCCCATGCCCCGCTGCCAGGATCAGCTGACCAAGCTTAGCGGCACTGTCCTCATCTGCACTGTGATGGGCAATTTCATGCCGTCTTTAGGGGCGATGGAAGTGTCTGAGATGTTTGCAAACTTCATTGCGCTGTGCATTCTCGTCATTACTGTAATTGTCAACATTGGAATCCAAATGGGTACTGGTGTGATTTACGTTTTCATACCCGAACATGCTGCGATCATGTTTCTCATGCTACTTCTGCTTGTTATTTTGGGTTGCTCAGCTTTAATCGTTCCCACCGCTAACCAGTTGCTAGAACAACAGTTCAAAAGCAAACATCGACAGGTTTCTGATAATGGATTGGATAAGGTTGGGGTGTCTGCAATTGAAAAACAGAAAGCGGATGTGAAGAAGTATTGGGTGATGGCTGGTACCTCTAATCCTCAATATGTTCTCGGGCGTTCTGCATTGTCAACTGCTTCAGGAGCTTTCTGTCTCCTTGCTGCTCTGATCTTGCTGGAAGCAATGGTCAAGTCGCTTGTCACAGGATCTTTCAACTTCTGCAGCGGCGAATCTGACTACAAGTGGTCAAGTATGTTCGTTTTAATGTGTCAGGCGGTTGCAGTAGCAGTGGGCACCATCGCCCCTGCTCTTAGATGGTTCAATGCTGTTGGCTTCCACAGCCTTCATGAAAGATCAGGGAGCTTCAGAGATGAGTTCCGGGTAGAGACTTGGTGGATTCTGCTTTTCATCGAAGCCAAAGAGAAGCATTTGCCTTTTGGGATTAGCGGCAAGAGCAGCAGACGCATTAGGAAGATTGCCCACATCTCCAAAAACCGAATTCTTGATCTCCTTATAGCAATCCAAAGTGCAGTGGTATTGGTAAGCAAATCCATTCGTCTGGTCTCGGTAGTGTCCGTGTGCTCTCTCAAAAGGTTGTCTTCATTTTTCCACTGCAAGAGATTACTGACAAAGCTGGCACCCAGTGAAAGTATGTTCATGGAGAGAGGAAGTATGTTCATGGAGGGAGGGTCTGAGTCGGGGTCCGGCTCAAATCTGAACCTGAGGGATTTTGCACTTCATCTCGAGGGGGAGGACTCACTGGTGAAGATGATTGCGAGAAATGGATGCGACTTCATAGACCGATGGATAAGGAATGGCACTAAGCGCGAACCAACTTACTTGATAGAACTGCTAAGGAAGTCTACAGCTTCAGAAGGTTTCAAGGGAGTGGGCGAGTTTGACAGTGACCAGATTCCCTCGATAACATGGGCAGAGCCTCCAAATTGTTGGGCTCTGCCAGTGGTGACCCTCACAAGCATTGCCATCGCGCTTCCCAACACTGATCCATGTGCGATCAAATCGTTGTTGTGTGGAGTACATGAAGGCCTCAGGTATGTAAGGGTCGTGGAAAAGACAGTGGATGCCGAAGGGCGAACTAACATGAAGGTAGCTGCAGATAGTGTCTGGGTGAGTGTCGATATTTACAATTGCTGGCTCCATGAGAATCTTAGCAAATTTGCCAGTGAAGGAAAATGTTCTAAGAAGGTACTCGAAGAACTTGCAGATGTCGGAAGGAAACTTGTTCTGGAGTTTACGAATGGGATTGGACAAAATAAAATCCCACTTGAATGGCCTCCCAAGGTTTTGGCAGCCAATTCGATGTACAGAGTCTGTCAAACTATTCTCCAAGATTACAACAAATTTGGGACAGATCACAAATTGCTTGAATGGTTACAGATGACAATAGCCGATATATTGGCAGCTTGTTTTACCAACTTACCACGTGTTATATCTATGAAATGTCTTTGCGGTGCCATTGAAGTGAGGGCACTGAGCGTTTTGGAAGCAGCATCTCTTCTTGGTGAAGCTGAAAACATTCTAGCAACCATTGGGCAAAAAGCGTTCTCCGATCTGGACCCTAATCAAATGGCGTGTATTGATGAATGGCGTTTGTGCAAGAAGAGGAACCCATCATGTGTCCTTCCTTCTGATGATG GATACAAAGGGTCCTTTCTTGATGATGTTCTTGATTGGATAAGGTGTGCAACCTTCATTTGGTCTCCGGTCCTGTTGTGCTATTATAGCTATAGGTGA
- the LOC131233095 gene encoding uncharacterized protein LOC131233095 isoform X2, giving the protein MFANFIALCILVITVIVNIGIQMGTGVIYVFIPEHATIMFLMLILLVILGCSALIVPTTNQLLEQQFKSKHQHVSDNGSDKVGVYAIEKKKADVKKYWVMAATSNPQYVLGRSALSTASGAFCLLAALILLEAMVKSLVTGSFNFCSGESDYKWSSMFVLMSQAVAVAVGTIAPALRWFNAVGFHSLHERSRSFREDFRVETWWILLFIEAKEKHLPLGISSKSSRRIRKIAHISKNQIIDLLIAIQSAVVLVSKSIRLVSVVTVCSLKRLSSFFHCKRLLTKLATSESMFMERGSMFMEGGSESGSGSNPNLRDFALHLEGEESLVKMIARNGCDYIDRWIRNATKHEPTYLIELLRKSTASEGFKGVGEFDSDQIPSITWAEPPNCWALPVVTLTSIAIALPNTDPCAIKSLLCGVHEGLRYVRVMEKTVDAKGRTNMKLAADSVWVSVDIYNRWLHENLSKFASEGKCSKKVLEELADVGRKLVLEFTNGIGQKKIPLEWPPKVLAANSMYRVCQTILQDYNKFGTDHKLLEWLQMTIADILAACFTNLPRVISMKCLCSAIEVRALSVLEAASLLGEAENILATIGQKAFSDLDPNQMACIDEWRLCKKRNPSHVLPSDDGYKGSFLDDVLDWIRCATFIWSPVLLCYYSYR; this is encoded by the exons ATGTTTGCAAACTTCATTGCGCTGTGCATTCTCGTCATTACTGTAATTGTCAACATTGGAATCCAAATGGGTACTGGTGTGATTTATGTTTTCATACCCGAACACGCCACAATCATGTTTCTCATGCTAATTCTGCTTGTTATTTTAGGTTGCTCAGCTTTAATTGTTCCCACCACTAATCAGTTGCTAGAACAACAGTTCAAAAGCAAACATCAACATGTTTCTGATAATGGATCAGATAAGGTTGGGGTGTATGCAATTGAGAAAAAGAAAGCGGATGTGAAGAAGTATTGGGTTATGGCTGCTACCTCTAACCCTCAATATGTTCTCGGGCGTTCTGCATTGTCAACTGCTTCGGGAGCTTTCTGTCTCCTAGCTGCTCTGATCTTGCTGGAAGCAATGGTCAAGTCGCTTGTCACAGGATCTTTCAACTTCTGCAGCGGGGAATCTGACTACAAGTGGTCAAGTATGTTCGTTTTAATGTCTCAGGCGGTTGCGGTAGCAGTGGGCACCATCGCCCCTGCTCTTAGATGGTTCAATGCTGTTGGCTTCCACAGCCTTCATGAAAGATCAAGGAGCTTCAGAGAGGATTTCCGGGTAGAGACATGGTGGATTCTGCTTTTCATCGAAGCCAAAGAGAAGCATTTGCCTCTTGGGATTAGCAGCAAGAGCAGCAGGCGCATTAGGAAGATTGCCCACATCTCCAAAAACCAAATTATTGATCTCCTTATAGCAATCCAAAGTGCAGTAGTATTGGTGAGCAAATCCATTCGTCTGGTCTCGGTAGTGACTGTGTGCTCTCTCAAAAGGTTGTCTTCATTTTTCCACTGCAAGAGATTACTGACAAAGCTGGCAACCAGTGAAAGTATGTTCATGGAGAGAGGAAGTATGTTCATGGAGGGAGGGTCTGAGTCGGGGTCCGGCTCAAATCCAAACCTGAGGGATTTTGCACTTCATCTTGAGGGGGAGGAATCACTGGTGAAGATGATTGCGAGAAATGGATGCGACTACATAGACCGATGGATAAGGAATGCCACTAAGCATGAACCAACTTACTTGATAGAACTGCTAAGGAAGTCTACAGCTTCAGAAGGTTTCAAGGGAGTGGGCGAGTTTGACAGTGACCAAATTCCCTCGATAACATGGGCGGAGCCTCCCAATTGTTGGGCTCTGCCAGTGGTGACCCTCACAAGCATTGCCATTGCGCTTCCCAACACTGATCCATGTGCGATCAAATCATTGTTGTGTGGAGTACATGAAGGCCTCAGGTATGTAAGGGTCATGGAAAAGACAGTGGATGCCAAAGGGCGAACTAACATGAAGCTAGCTGCAGATAGTGTCTGGGTGAGTGTCGATATTTACAATCGCTGGCTCCATGAGAATCTTAGCAAATTTGCCAGTGAAGGAAAATGTTCTAAGAAGGTACTCGAAGAACTTGCAGATGTCGGAAGGAAACTTGTTCTGGAGTTTACGAATGGGATTGGACAAAAGAAAATCCCACTTGAATGGCCCCCCAAGGTTTTGGCAGCCAATTCGATGTACAGAGTCTGTCAAACTATTCTCCAAGATTACAACAAATTTGGGACAGATCACAAATTACTTGAATGGTTACAGATGACGATAGCCGATATATTGGCGGCTTGTTTTACGAACTTACCACGTGTTATATCCATGAAATGTCTTTGCAGTGCCATTGAAGTGAGGGCACTGAGCGTTTTGGAAGCAGCATCTCTTCTTGGTGAAGCTGAAAACATTCTAGCAACCATTGGGCAAAAAGCGTTCTCCGATCTGGACCCTAATCAAATGGCGTGTATTGATGAATGGCGTTTATGCAAGAAGAGGAACCCATCACATGTCCTTCCGTCTGATGATG GATACAAAGGGTCCTTTCTTGATGATGTTCTTGATTGGATAAGGTGTGCAACCTTCATTTGGTCTCCGGTCCTGTTGTGCTATTATAGCTATAGGTGA
- the LOC131233599 gene encoding uncharacterized protein LOC131233599: protein MGIIRSSFTFMLGTVCGIYVAQNYNVPNVNKLTNTGLLIAKHIEENYRKPKRRGDDED from the coding sequence atggggataataaGGAGCAGCTTCACATTCATGCTGGGAACCGTGTGCGGGATTTACGTGGCTCAGAACTACAATGTTCCCAACGTCAATAAGCTCACCAACACGGGCCTCTTGATAGCCAAACACATCGAAGAAAATTACCGGAAGCCGAAAAGGAGGGGCGACGACGAAGATTAG